A stretch of Conchiformibius steedae DNA encodes these proteins:
- a CDS encoding aldehyde dehydrogenase family protein, translated as MNTELFINGKFVPAQKGGTIDVLNPANGTLITKIAAAEAEDVDIAVAAAKKAFPAWAATPAAERGRLLLKLADLIEEHAEELAQLESLDTGHPIRDSRRLDVPRTAACFRYFGGMADKIQGSVIPVEQGFLNYVTREPVGVVGQIVPWNFPLMFTSWKLGPALAAGNTVVMKPSELTPLSTLKIAELIQKAGFPDGVVNIVAGYGQTAGQRIAEHEDIAKVAFTGSTLTGQNIVRASAGNLKRVQLELGGKGANIVFEDADIDAAVNGAAWAIFHNQGQACIAGSRLMLHESIADAFLEKFVKLAQSIRLGSPQDPETEMGPLTSAAHRDKVLSYAEIAVEQGGKILTGGKAPADEALKNGYYVLPTVVEAKPSDRVAQEEVFGPFVTVLRFKDDAEALAIANSTEYGLGSGLWTKNLQRAHRFAREIRAGMCWINSYKRVNPGSPFGGVGKSGYGREMGFEAIHDYTEAKSVWVNVDAKIPPHFDRSK; from the coding sequence ATGAATACAGAATTATTTATCAACGGCAAATTTGTTCCCGCACAAAAAGGCGGTACCATTGATGTGTTGAATCCCGCCAATGGTACGCTGATTACCAAAATCGCTGCTGCCGAAGCCGAAGACGTGGACATCGCCGTTGCCGCTGCCAAAAAAGCCTTTCCCGCATGGGCAGCAACCCCTGCTGCCGAGCGCGGCAGATTATTATTAAAACTGGCTGATTTAATTGAAGAACATGCCGAAGAGCTGGCGCAATTGGAATCTTTGGACACGGGACACCCCATCCGCGATTCACGCCGTTTGGACGTGCCGCGTACCGCTGCTTGTTTCCGTTATTTCGGCGGAATGGCGGACAAAATTCAAGGTTCCGTGATTCCCGTTGAACAGGGCTTTTTAAACTATGTTACCCGCGAACCTGTGGGCGTGGTCGGGCAGATTGTACCGTGGAATTTCCCGTTAATGTTTACCAGTTGGAAGCTGGGTCCTGCTTTGGCGGCGGGCAACACGGTGGTGATGAAACCTTCTGAACTGACCCCCTTATCCACCCTGAAAATCGCTGAATTGATTCAAAAAGCAGGTTTCCCTGATGGCGTGGTGAATATTGTTGCGGGCTACGGTCAAACCGCAGGACAGCGCATTGCCGAGCATGAAGACATTGCCAAAGTGGCGTTTACGGGTTCTACCTTAACGGGACAAAATATTGTCCGTGCGTCCGCAGGCAACCTGAAACGCGTGCAGTTGGAATTGGGCGGCAAAGGCGCGAATATTGTGTTTGAAGATGCCGATATTGATGCGGCGGTAAATGGCGCGGCGTGGGCGATTTTCCACAATCAGGGTCAAGCCTGTATTGCGGGTTCGCGCCTGATGTTGCACGAATCCATTGCCGATGCTTTCTTGGAAAAATTTGTGAAATTGGCGCAATCCATCCGTTTGGGCAGTCCGCAAGACCCCGAAACCGAAATGGGTCCGCTCACGTCCGCCGCCCACCGTGACAAAGTATTGTCTTACGCCGAAATTGCGGTAGAGCAGGGCGGAAAAATCCTGACCGGCGGTAAAGCCCCCGCAGATGAAGCCCTGAAAAACGGCTACTATGTTTTGCCAACCGTGGTGGAAGCCAAACCGTCTGACCGCGTGGCGCAAGAAGAAGTGTTCGGACCGTTTGTTACCGTTTTGCGTTTTAAAGACGATGCGGAAGCCTTGGCGATTGCCAACAGCACCGAATACGGTTTGGGCAGCGGCTTGTGGACGAAAAACCTGCAACGCGCTCACCGTTTTGCCCGCGAAATCCGCGCAGGTATGTGCTGGATTAACAGCTACAAACGCGTGAATCCAGGCAGTCCCTTCGGCGGTGTCGGCAAATCGGGTTACGGTCGCGAAATGGGCTTTGAAGCCATTCACGATTACACCGAAGCCAAATCCGTATGGGTCAATGTGGACGCGAAAATCCCACCGCATTTTGACCGCAGCAAATAA
- a CDS encoding 3-oxoacid CoA-transferase subunit A, with protein MIDKSSRALGDVLSQIGDGASIMIGGFGGAGQPAGLIDGLIETGAKDLVIISNNAGSGDDGLSRLLSSGAVRKIICSFPRMADSWAFEELYRAGKIELELVPQGNLACRIQAAGMGLGAVFTPTGFGTLLAEGKETREIDGRDYVLEYPIKADFALIKAHQGDRWGNLVYRKSGRNFGPIMATAAAVTIAEVSEVVELGELNPEHIITPGIFVRHIVKI; from the coding sequence ATGATTGATAAAAGCAGCCGTGCACTCGGTGATGTACTCTCGCAAATCGGCGATGGCGCCAGTATTATGATTGGCGGTTTCGGCGGGGCGGGACAGCCTGCGGGCTTGATTGACGGTTTGATTGAAACGGGTGCCAAAGATTTGGTGATTATCAGTAATAATGCGGGCAGCGGTGATGACGGTTTAAGCCGTTTGTTAAGCAGCGGGGCGGTACGCAAAATCATTTGTTCGTTTCCGCGTATGGCGGATTCGTGGGCGTTTGAAGAGCTGTACCGCGCCGGTAAAATTGAATTGGAACTGGTGCCGCAGGGCAATCTGGCGTGTCGGATTCAGGCGGCGGGTATGGGTTTGGGCGCGGTGTTTACGCCCACAGGCTTTGGTACGCTGTTGGCGGAAGGCAAGGAAACCCGTGAGATTGACGGGCGCGATTATGTGCTGGAATACCCGATTAAAGCCGATTTTGCTTTAATTAAAGCCCATCAGGGCGACCGTTGGGGCAATTTGGTGTACCGTAAATCGGGGCGCAATTTTGGTCCGATTATGGCAACGGCGGCTGCCGTTACCATTGCCGAAGTATCGGAAGTGGTGGAATTGGGCGAACTGAATCCCGAACACATCATTACCCCCGGTATTTTTGTCCGCCATATTGTTAAAATTTGA
- a CDS encoding LysR family transcriptional regulator, with translation MDKLQCMEAFVRVAQSGSFVQAAEQLGVARSVISTRIRQLEQFVDAPLFHRNTRSVRLSEIGEQYYAECAQLLNRFEVLMSDMALAKNDLKGRLRIHLVPGFGLGYFSRQLARFTRLYSDIELDLVVSDKIVDPVSGGFDVAFQIFPPKGESLIERRIFHVNRVLCASPDFVAEYGVPYLPEHLHRFEIGYYSGYPERNKIKFLIDRIFYEFPIQARISSSSIHLLHDFAVGGGGIVCLPTIVAKDALLDGSLISVLTEYFIPPYSLRAVFPPNSKNIKKVRHIIDFISEDISRLPEWDKQLIEKGCLSPLAASFNEYRNTLSDTDAH, from the coding sequence ATGGACAAACTGCAATGTATGGAAGCCTTTGTGCGGGTGGCGCAAAGCGGAAGTTTTGTTCAGGCTGCCGAGCAGTTGGGGGTGGCGCGTTCGGTTATCAGCACCCGTATCCGCCAGTTAGAGCAATTTGTGGATGCGCCGCTGTTTCACCGCAATACCCGTTCCGTGCGCCTGTCTGAAATTGGCGAGCAGTATTATGCCGAATGCGCCCAACTGCTTAACCGTTTTGAAGTGCTGATGAGCGATATGGCATTGGCAAAAAACGATTTAAAAGGGCGTTTGCGGATACATTTGGTACCTGGATTCGGTTTGGGGTATTTCAGCAGACAGTTGGCGCGGTTTACCCGTTTATATTCCGATATTGAGTTAGATTTGGTGGTCAGCGATAAGATTGTGGACCCCGTATCGGGTGGTTTTGATGTGGCGTTTCAGATTTTTCCGCCCAAGGGCGAAAGTTTGATTGAACGGCGGATTTTTCATGTTAATCGCGTGTTGTGCGCTTCGCCTGATTTTGTGGCGGAATACGGCGTACCGTATTTGCCCGAACATCTGCATCGGTTTGAAATCGGTTATTACTCAGGCTATCCCGAGCGCAATAAAATCAAGTTTTTAATTGACAGAATATTTTACGAATTTCCGATTCAGGCGCGAATCAGCTCTTCATCGATTCATTTGCTACATGATTTTGCCGTGGGCGGTGGCGGAATTGTTTGTCTGCCGACTATTGTTGCCAAAGACGCGCTGTTAGACGGCAGCTTGATTTCGGTTTTAACTGAATATTTTATCCCACCCTACAGCCTGCGCGCGGTGTTTCCACCCAATTCCAAAAACATCAAAAAAGTCAGACACATTATTGATTTTATTTCGGAAGACATCAGCAGGCTGCCTGAATGGGATAAGCAGTTGATTGAGAAAGGCTGCTTGTCACCTTTAGCCGCATCGTTCAATGAGTACCGCAATACCCTGTCCGACACCGATGCACATTGA
- a CDS encoding thermonuclease family protein: MNIFDYLGWWWQQLGGVLRIVFRQQWGELTWQHVLACLLLCGLVWCLCPVLWRVWLWSKFKGQIRNKRWHFARVLNVVDGDTLNVKMAWSRTVKVRMQYIDAPESKQRFGEDATRFLQKQTQGKTVLLVCAPNHDRYGRVLAEVFTLRLRHSVNLTMVEHGMAWAYQGTKAYVVAEQTARRKKLGLWRGRKPTQPAQWRKEKNSGYS; the protein is encoded by the coding sequence ATGAATATTTTTGATTACTTGGGCTGGTGGTGGCAGCAGCTTGGCGGTGTGCTGCGAATTGTGTTCCGACAACAATGGGGCGAGCTGACGTGGCAACATGTTTTGGCGTGTTTATTATTGTGCGGATTGGTGTGGTGCTTGTGCCCTGTGCTGTGGCGGGTGTGGTTATGGAGCAAATTTAAGGGACAAATCCGCAATAAGCGTTGGCATTTTGCGCGCGTGCTGAATGTGGTGGATGGCGACACCTTAAATGTGAAAATGGCTTGGTCGCGTACGGTAAAGGTAAGGATGCAATATATTGATGCGCCGGAAAGCAAACAGCGTTTTGGTGAAGATGCAACGCGCTTTTTGCAAAAACAGACACAAGGAAAAACGGTGTTATTGGTGTGTGCGCCCAATCATGACCGTTATGGACGGGTGTTGGCGGAAGTGTTTACTTTGCGTTTGCGCCACAGTGTGAATTTAACCATGGTGGAGCATGGCATGGCTTGGGCGTATCAGGGGACAAAGGCGTATGTGGTGGCGGAGCAGACGGCGCGGCGTAAGAAACTGGGTTTGTGGCGGGGGCGCAAACCCACGCAGCCTGCACAATGGCGCAAAGAGAAAAATTCGGGTTATAGTTGA
- a CDS encoding maleylacetate reductase, which produces MFPFHYQNLPLNVYFGKGRIRELRGILQENGYRRVLVMTTPDQQPAGERLAAELGDLAAGVYPHAVMHVPTEVAQAAVAYVREQQIDCCVALGGGSTIGLAKAVALETATPIAAVPTTYAGSEMTAVYGLTENGRKTTGKDLRVLPKVVVYDPDLTLTLPAGISAASGINAMAHAVEALYAENKNPIISMMASESVRALSRSLPAIVQNPQDEDARAQAFYGAWLAGMCLGAVGMAVHHKICHTLGGTFNLPHAQAHAIVLPYSVHYNRNADDEAMSRLAEALGIDDPQDCGMVLYRLNQSLGIPMALAEIGLPEHGAQEVAQIVCDSPYYNPRPYVYDELYDLLNKAHHGLPPR; this is translated from the coding sequence ATGTTCCCGTTCCACTATCAAAACTTACCCTTAAATGTTTACTTTGGCAAAGGACGCATCCGTGAATTGCGCGGTATTTTGCAGGAAAACGGTTATCGCCGCGTTTTGGTGATGACCACCCCCGACCAACAGCCCGCAGGCGAACGTTTGGCAGCCGAACTGGGCGATTTGGCAGCAGGCGTGTATCCGCACGCCGTGATGCACGTTCCCACCGAAGTGGCGCAAGCTGCTGTGGCTTATGTGCGCGAACAGCAAATAGATTGCTGTGTGGCATTGGGTGGCGGTTCTACCATCGGTTTGGCAAAAGCCGTTGCCTTGGAAACCGCTACCCCGATTGCTGCTGTGCCGACCACCTACGCAGGCAGCGAAATGACCGCCGTTTACGGTTTAACCGAAAACGGACGCAAAACCACCGGTAAAGATTTGCGCGTTTTGCCCAAAGTGGTGGTGTACGACCCCGATTTAACCCTCACTCTGCCCGCAGGTATTTCTGCCGCTTCAGGCATTAACGCCATGGCACACGCCGTAGAAGCCTTGTATGCCGAAAACAAAAACCCGATTATCAGCATGATGGCAAGCGAATCGGTACGCGCTCTCAGCCGTTCTTTGCCTGCCATTGTGCAAAATCCGCAAGATGAAGACGCGCGCGCCCAAGCCTTTTACGGTGCATGGCTGGCGGGAATGTGTTTGGGTGCAGTAGGCATGGCGGTTCACCACAAAATCTGCCACACCCTAGGCGGTACGTTCAATCTGCCGCACGCCCAAGCCCACGCCATTGTTCTGCCTTATTCGGTGCATTACAACCGCAACGCCGATGATGAAGCCATGAGCCGTTTGGCAGAAGCTTTAGGCATTGACGACCCGCAAGATTGCGGCATGGTACTGTACCGTTTGAATCAATCTTTAGGCATTCCGATGGCATTGGCAGAAATCGGCTTGCCCGAACACGGCGCACAAGAAGTCGCGCAAATTGTGTGCGACAGCCCTTACTACAATCCGCGCCCCTATGTGTATGACGAACTGTACGATTTATTAAACAAAGCCCATCACGGCTTGCCGCCGCGTTAA
- a CDS encoding Rieske (2Fe-2S) protein, whose protein sequence is MAENAKIPLCAHAQVQEAGVLKVAHPQHKDISMVLIHKDGACFAYRNVCPHFSIQLDNAQGHFFTYQNRYIMCAHHSAMFEVDTGLCVDGPCKAHSLQAENIVVEDGQVFWLSHDF, encoded by the coding sequence ATGGCAGAAAACGCGAAAATCCCCTTATGCGCACACGCCCAAGTGCAGGAAGCGGGCGTATTGAAAGTGGCACATCCGCAGCACAAAGACATCAGCATGGTTTTGATTCACAAAGACGGCGCATGTTTTGCCTACCGCAATGTTTGTCCGCATTTTTCCATTCAGTTGGACAACGCGCAGGGACATTTTTTTACCTATCAAAACCGCTATATTATGTGCGCCCACCATTCGGCAATGTTTGAAGTGGACACGGGTTTGTGTGTAGATGGACCGTGTAAAGCCCATTCTTTGCAGGCGGAAAATATTGTGGTGGAAGACGGGCAGGTATTTTGGTTGTCGCATGACTTTTGA
- a CDS encoding dioxygenase → MNPLTEQVIRSFQQIDNERHRFLITTLIRKLHEYVEEVQPNEDEWLNAIQFLTDTGKLCDEKRQEYILLSDVLGVSMLMDQILHEKNDVQTPSTVFGPFFAENMPVRPFAASIVKDGQGSDKPVLVRGTVRDTQGKPLSGVKIDVWQTAENGMYSGQDPEQTADNLRGVFISREDGAYAFQTILPVSYPIPSDGTVGRLLNYAQRNIWRPAHIHFKLESPQHQHLVTHLFLSGDEYLQNDAVFGVKERLIVSYRDCQADEQSREQYGINQDYRLIEYDFILTEA, encoded by the coding sequence ATGAACCCGCTTACCGAACAAGTTATCCGCAGTTTTCAACAAATAGACAACGAACGCCACCGTTTTTTAATCACCACCCTGATTCGTAAATTGCACGAATATGTAGAAGAAGTGCAACCCAATGAAGACGAATGGTTAAACGCCATTCAATTTTTAACCGACACAGGCAAATTGTGTGATGAAAAACGGCAGGAATACATTTTATTATCAGACGTATTGGGCGTGTCCATGCTGATGGACCAGATTTTGCATGAAAAAAACGATGTGCAAACCCCCTCCACCGTGTTCGGACCGTTTTTTGCCGAAAATATGCCCGTGCGCCCCTTTGCTGCCAGCATCGTTAAAGACGGGCAGGGCAGCGACAAACCCGTATTGGTACGCGGCACCGTGCGCGATACCCAAGGCAAACCCCTGTCGGGCGTGAAAATTGACGTTTGGCAAACCGCCGAAAACGGCATGTATTCAGGTCAAGACCCCGAGCAGACTGCCGATAATCTGCGCGGTGTGTTTATCAGCCGCGAAGATGGCGCGTATGCCTTTCAAACCATTTTGCCCGTCAGCTACCCCATTCCGTCTGATGGCACGGTGGGGCGTTTGCTGAACTACGCCCAACGCAATATTTGGCGACCCGCACACATTCATTTCAAATTGGAATCGCCGCAACATCAACATTTGGTGACCCATTTGTTTTTGTCGGGCGACGAATATTTGCAGAACGATGCCGTGTTTGGTGTGAAAGAACGCCTGATTGTGTCTTACCGCGACTGCCAAGCCGACGAGCAAAGCCGCGAGCAATACGGTATCAACCAAGATTACCGCTTGATTGAATACGACTTTATTTTAACGGAAGCATAA
- a CDS encoding 3-oxoacid CoA-transferase subunit B — protein sequence MNPQKRSREDIARRVTQDIPEGAYVNLGIGLPTKIAAYLPADKEIFLHSENGLLAFGPPPPKGEEDPDLINAGKEFVTLLQGGCFFHHGDSFTMMRGGHLDICVLGAFQVSAQGDLANWHTGAPDAIPAVGGAMDLAVGAKKVWVTMEHTSRSGEPKIVEKLSYPATGLRCVDRIYTDLCVLDITEQGLLVTEMVEGLSFADLQNLTAAPLLADKHIK from the coding sequence ATGAATCCGCAAAAACGTAGCCGTGAAGACATTGCCCGCCGTGTAACACAAGACATTCCCGAAGGCGCATATGTGAATTTAGGTATTGGCCTGCCGACCAAAATTGCTGCTTATCTGCCTGCCGATAAAGAAATTTTCCTGCATTCGGAAAATGGTTTGCTGGCATTTGGCCCGCCGCCGCCCAAGGGCGAAGAAGACCCCGATTTAATCAATGCGGGCAAAGAATTTGTTACCCTGCTGCAAGGCGGCTGTTTTTTCCATCACGGCGATTCGTTTACCATGATGCGCGGCGGACATTTGGACATTTGCGTATTGGGCGCGTTTCAAGTGTCGGCGCAGGGCGATTTGGCAAACTGGCACACGGGCGCACCCGATGCCATTCCTGCCGTGGGCGGCGCGATGGATTTGGCAGTGGGCGCGAAAAAAGTGTGGGTAACCATGGAACATACCAGCCGCAGTGGCGAACCCAAAATTGTGGAAAAATTAAGCTATCCTGCCACAGGTTTGCGCTGTGTGGACCGCATTTACACCGATTTATGCGTATTGGACATTACCGAACAAGGTTTGTTGGTAACGGAAATGGTAGAGGGTTTAAGTTTTGCCGATTTGCAAAACCTGACTGCCGCGCCACTTTTGGCTGACAAACACATTAAATAA
- a CDS encoding ParB/RepB/Spo0J family partition protein, whose translation MTAYLNALDILGTGVDALFGGNQTTLTVVPLSDIQVKEQIRKHFEDETNSLSELAESIKQRGVLQPILLRPAPNGSGYELIAGERRFRAAQLAGLSSIPAHIQNLSDEEAEDAQLAENIQRKNLTQQEEALKIQRDLDKLGSVEAVLAKHNKSRAWLSKMLGLLNLPEQAQRLVQENISADLEVINLVKTVEKQDSLAAKQLVDDLKQTRGQADARAKAKAVKERVKPKKNIRSVAPETDDFNQWLHYWQTEIAAGRQTAADMLNTVSEAELARLADVLMPHFVRGQSETALSHHVAKQFAAKVFAEQGLGQLALWAFLQGVEKRNHLDWVDLFALWQQKV comes from the coding sequence ATGACAGCCTATTTAAACGCATTAGACATTTTGGGAACGGGCGTAGATGCCTTGTTTGGCGGCAATCAAACCACTTTAACGGTTGTGCCTTTAAGCGATATTCAAGTCAAAGAGCAAATCCGCAAACATTTTGAAGATGAAACCAATTCTTTATCCGAATTGGCGGAAAGCATCAAGCAGCGCGGTGTGTTGCAGCCGATTTTGCTGCGCCCTGCGCCCAATGGCAGCGGTTACGAGCTGATTGCAGGCGAGCGCCGTTTTCGTGCCGCGCAGTTGGCAGGATTAAGCAGCATTCCCGCGCACATTCAAAACTTAAGTGATGAAGAAGCCGAAGACGCACAATTAGCAGAAAATATTCAGCGCAAAAACCTGACCCAACAAGAAGAAGCACTGAAAATTCAGCGGGATTTGGATAAACTCGGTTCGGTGGAAGCGGTATTGGCAAAGCATAATAAAAGTCGTGCGTGGCTTTCTAAAATGTTGGGTTTACTGAATTTGCCCGAACAGGCGCAACGTTTGGTGCAGGAAAACATCAGCGCCGATTTGGAAGTGATTAATTTAGTTAAAACGGTAGAAAAACAAGACAGCTTGGCAGCCAAACAATTGGTGGATGATTTAAAACAAACGCGCGGTCAGGCCGATGCGCGTGCCAAAGCCAAAGCCGTAAAAGAACGGGTAAAACCCAAGAAAAACATCCGTTCTGTCGCACCCGAAACCGATGATTTCAATCAATGGTTGCATTATTGGCAAACGGAAATTGCTGCGGGCAGACAAACGGCTGCGGATATGTTGAATACGGTATCGGAAGCAGAATTGGCGCGTTTGGCTGATGTGCTGATGCCCCATTTTGTGCGTGGGCAATCTGAAACGGCTTTAAGCCACCATGTTGCCAAACAATTTGCTGCGAAGGTGTTTGCCGAACAAGGCTTGGGACAATTGGCATTGTGGGCGTTTTTGCAGGGTGTAGAAAAACGCAATCATTTGGATTGGGTGGATTTGTTTGCGCTTTGGCAGCAGAAAGTTTAA
- a CDS encoding ParA family protein: protein MKILAVANQKGGVGKSTLAVHLAYAAIEQGKRVLLLDMDKQGSLGLSFPPAQSTSNPPPTLLASMLYANVLPTLPVERLHGTLAIIRADNALLSIDRADNAVIHRPKQWLRQLPEAIGFDLCIIDTPPLLGVRLMASLAAADAVVTPVSMGLYELSGVADLMQTIHIIRTQGFNPTLQHIGILPMKTNNRSSEEQESLALLRERYGDAILETTLPERAPIRKAIAKRIPVWTKVSGEGHIRAAKEWRAACERILEKLS, encoded by the coding sequence ATGAAAATTCTTGCGGTTGCCAACCAAAAAGGCGGGGTGGGAAAAAGCACTTTGGCAGTGCATTTGGCTTATGCGGCGATTGAGCAGGGCAAGCGTGTTCTGTTGTTGGATATGGACAAACAGGGCAGTTTGGGTTTGTCTTTTCCGCCTGCGCAAAGCACATCCAATCCCCCCCCTACCCTATTGGCTTCTATGTTGTATGCCAATGTTTTACCTACACTTCCCGTAGAAAGACTGCACGGTACTTTGGCGATTATCCGCGCTGATAATGCCTTATTGTCGATTGACCGCGCCGACAATGCCGTGATTCACCGCCCCAAACAATGGTTGAGACAACTACCTGAAGCCATTGGTTTTGATTTGTGCATTATTGACACCCCGCCGCTTTTGGGTGTGCGTTTGATGGCATCATTGGCAGCGGCCGATGCGGTGGTTACGCCTGTTTCTATGGGTTTGTACGAATTGTCGGGCGTAGCGGATTTGATGCAGACCATTCATATTATCCGCACACAAGGCTTTAATCCCACTTTGCAACACATCGGCATTTTGCCGATGAAAACCAATAACCGCAGCAGCGAAGAGCAAGAAAGTTTGGCATTATTACGCGAGCGTTATGGCGATGCCATTTTGGAAACCACTTTGCCCGAACGCGCCCCGATTCGGAAAGCCATTGCCAAACGCATTCCCGTGTGGACAAAAGTGAGTGGTGAAGGACATATCCGCGCCGCCAAAGAATGGCGCGCTGCCTGCGAACGGATTTTGGAAAAATTATCATGA
- the pcaF gene encoding 3-oxoadipyl-CoA thiolase, with amino-acid sequence MNPNDAYIIDVVRTPFGRYGGALAAVRTDDLGAEPIRALMNRHPELDWGALDDVLLGCANQAGEDNRNVARMSALLAGMPTQVSASTLNRLCGSSLDAVLTASRAIRSGDAHLMIAGGVENMSRSPYVMGKAEQAFGRAQKIEDTTMGWRFVNPEMKARYGVDSMPQTAENLVAQFGISREDQDRFALASQQKAAAANAKGFFQREIVPISIPQRKGEPIIVSQDEHPRPETTLAGLAKLKPVVFAEGTVTAGNASGINDGASAALLTSGSAVAQYGLTPRARILGGVTVGIEPRIMGFAPAPAIKKLLAKTNMRLEDIDVIELNEAFAAQALACTRDLGLADDDPRVNPNGGAIAIGHPLGASGTRLLATAVNQLEVSGGRYAICSMCIGVGQGIAVLIERCG; translated from the coding sequence ATGAATCCCAACGATGCTTATATTATTGACGTTGTCCGCACCCCGTTTGGACGTTATGGCGGCGCATTGGCGGCGGTGCGTACCGATGATTTGGGCGCAGAGCCGATTCGTGCCTTAATGAACCGCCACCCCGAATTGGACTGGGGCGCATTAGACGATGTGTTGCTCGGTTGCGCCAATCAAGCGGGTGAAGACAACCGCAATGTGGCGCGGATGTCGGCACTGCTGGCGGGTATGCCAACACAGGTTTCTGCCTCTACACTCAACCGCTTATGCGGTTCGTCTTTGGATGCTGTTTTAACCGCCAGCCGTGCCATTCGCAGCGGCGATGCCCATTTAATGATTGCGGGTGGCGTGGAAAATATGTCGCGTTCGCCCTATGTGATGGGCAAGGCAGAACAGGCTTTCGGACGCGCTCAAAAAATTGAAGACACCACAATGGGTTGGCGTTTTGTCAATCCCGAAATGAAAGCGCGTTACGGCGTGGACAGCATGCCGCAGACCGCCGAAAATCTGGTGGCGCAATTTGGCATCAGCCGCGAAGACCAAGACCGTTTTGCCCTTGCCAGTCAGCAAAAAGCCGCCGCCGCGAATGCCAAAGGCTTTTTTCAACGCGAAATTGTCCCTATCAGCATTCCACAGCGCAAAGGTGAACCGATTATCGTGTCGCAAGACGAACACCCGCGCCCCGAGACCACCTTGGCAGGTTTGGCAAAACTGAAACCCGTGGTGTTTGCCGAAGGCACGGTAACGGCAGGGAATGCTTCAGGCATCAACGACGGCGCGTCCGCCGCTCTGCTCACTTCAGGCAGCGCGGTGGCGCAATACGGTTTAACGCCACGCGCCCGCATTCTCGGTGGCGTTACCGTTGGGATTGAACCGCGCATTATGGGATTTGCGCCCGCGCCAGCCATTAAAAAATTGCTCGCCAAAACCAATATGCGTTTGGAAGACATTGATGTCATTGAATTAAATGAAGCTTTCGCCGCGCAAGCCTTGGCGTGTACCCGCGATTTGGGTTTGGCGGACGACGACCCGCGTGTTAATCCCAACGGCGGCGCGATTGCCATTGGGCATCCGCTGGGCGCATCGGGTACGCGCCTGCTGGCAACCGCCGTGAATCAGCTGGAAGTATCGGGCGGACGTTACGCGATTTGTTCAATGTGCATCGGTGTCGGACAGGGTATTGCGGTACTCATTGAACGATGCGGCTAA